A stretch of the Uranotaenia lowii strain MFRU-FL chromosome 3, ASM2978415v1, whole genome shotgun sequence genome encodes the following:
- the LOC129751613 gene encoding uncharacterized protein LOC129751613, producing the protein MGVNDIDVPEDVLTSSTSKMDRVMLQRIFEKTEPNLVIDSYEEGKGSGRGDNYTAALFRIALKGHIRQNSSESSKKLRWERTVICKRLPDCKIKREAFKSEALFRNEVEFYNSIMPEFEAFQRRLIGAGDGGRMIFKAVPRCYLAQDDLIMLEDLRVRYFSMPDRLAGLGLAQMKEVMIELAKFHAVSLAYKRQEPDKFNRLVSSISEGIFSKTNAEWYKNYYDILTKNAIQMVVQTIPGKTKYLDKLKRFLSNCFGNMVELTGRESKLSVICHGDCWTNNVLFKYDDDGNIIETCIVDFQLVRHGSLALDLTYLIYCCAEGSVRKDNLQKWLQTYGEQLGKSLKLLGSFQDFAVDEPDLQRQIDEEFRAYARFGLGAAMDMLPISTCSSEEAPDLYVSGSEMATTPPELNVPPNELCRQKMTDIVLELVDGGML; encoded by the exons GAAGGTAAGGGCTCTGGTCGGGGAGACAACTACACGGCCGCTCTATTTCGGATCGCACTTAAGGGTCACATACGGCAAAATAGCAGCGAGTCCTCGAAAAAGCTACGCTGGGAACGCACCGTCATCTGCAAACGCCTTCCCGATTGTAAGATCAAACGAGAAGCCTTCAAGAGTGAGGCCTTGTTCCGGAATGAAGTTGAGTTCTACAATTCTATTATGCCTGAGTTTGAGGCGTTTCAGCGGCGCTTGATTGGGGCGGGGGATGGTGGAAGGATGATTTTCAAAGCCGTTCCTCGTTGTTATTTGGCTCAAGATGATCTGATTATGCTGGAGGATTTAAGGGTGCGATACTTCAGTATGCCGGACCGATTGGCCGGGCTGGGCTTGGCACAGATGAAGGAGGTTATGATTGAGCTGGCGAAGTTCCACGCCGTTAGCCTGGCTTACAAACGACAGGAACCGGACAAGTTCAACCGGTTAGTTTCGAGCATTTCGGAAGGTATTTTCTCCAAGACTAATGCCGAATGGTACAAGAATTACTACGATATTTTGACGAAGAACGCCATCCAGATGGTGGTGCAAACGATTCCAGGGAAAACCAAATATTTGGACAAGTTGAAGCGGTTTCTGAGCAATTGTTTCGGAAATATGGTGGAGTTGACTGGTCGGGAAAGTAAACTGTCAGTCATTTGCCACGGTGATTGTTGGACAAACAACGTCCTTTTCAAATACGATGACGATGGAAATATTATTGAG ACATGCATCGTCGATTTCCAACTGGTCCGGCATGGATCCCTAGCCTTGGATCTAACCTATCTTATCTACTGTTGTGCGGAAGGGTCCGTTCGAAAGGATAATCTTCAAAAATGGCTACAAACTTACGGTGAACAGTTGGGAAAATCGCTCAAACTGCTGGGATCCTTCCAGGACTTTGCTGTCGATGAACCGGACCTTCAACGCCAGATCGACGAGGAGTTCCGGGCTTATGCTCGGTTTGGCTTGGGCGCAGCCATGGATATGTTGCCTATCAGTACCTGTTCGTCTGAGGAGGCGCCCGATTTGTACGTAAGTGGTTCCGAAATGGCAACGACCCCACCGGAATTGAACGTACCTCCGAACGAGCTTTGCCGACAAAAGATGACTGATATTGTGCTGGAATTGGTTGACGGTGGAATGCTCTAG
- the LOC129754757 gene encoding hexosaminidase D-like produces MHSRLLTLFWRRKLLLLASSVLFLLALWFWGFLYTTHVNDGGKIVSIKELMMGGGGSGTSLSGAHRENLLQRLGFYDELLDETGAGGVKFVKPTVEGLLARSRAKFFNEWEAIMQDRDEKPHSAREINKRRSTEELRIAAEKQNHYEHELKKMGVPVIAGIGPGGHPPPLQRLVHLDLKGAPPKIAYLKRLMPIMKTLGATGILLEYEDMFPYGGPLSPITARNAYQKEELTEILKTAFALGLAVIPLVQTFGHLEFVLKLQEFTHLREVEDSPQALCPSKNASMVFLEEMLEQVIDFHTPAKNINLFRKEDVEKLTPKLTHIHIGCDEVYQIAQCSRCKNRLKDQLFLDHVYNVASIIRKKWPHMKIIIWDDMLRHMPVETLQASGIGKLVEPMIWVYAEDIYKFIQSSTWDKYSIVFNTAWAASAFKGAHGETLLIPPIRRHLENTLRWLAVMQGEGSRFPDGLQGLALTGWQRYDHFAVLCEMLPTALPSLAVCLSTASRGYFDVNPKTNPILSSLTCPEPTSDRHAWIELHKDSILSTFSRCMFPGSVIYRFMLRLMTLINEAKEYIDDVKQKRGWLTDYNVRHNFTSGTRVDDLLGEDYRLLNSITNLARNAASTLADVYDHWTSGEFIEQRIYPILAELKHLERIGDDLKKRKTWPQRPLPYLKPFEALGIDEKT; encoded by the exons ATGCACTCTCGTCTGCTAACGCTCTTTTGGCGCCGTAAGCTTCTACTTCTGGCCTCTTCAGTCCTCTTTCTGTTGGCCCTATGGTTCTGGGGCTTCCTGTATACTACGCACGTCAACGACGGTGGCAAAATTGTATCCATCAAGGAGCTGATGATGGGCGGCGGAGGAAGTGGAACCTCCCTTAGCGGAGCCCATCGGGAAAATCTGCTGCAACGGTTAGGATTCTACGATGAGCTGCTCGATGAAACTGGGGCCGGTGGCGTCAAATTCGTAAAACCCACCGTCGAAGGTTTGTTGGCGAGAAGTAGAG ctaaatttttcaatgagtgGGAAGCGATAATGCAAGACCGAGATGAAAAACCTCACAGTGCTAGAGAAATAAACAAACGAAGATCAACAGAGGAACTTAGGATAGCGGCTGAAAAACAGAACCACTATGAACACGAGCTGAAGAAGATGGGTGTTCCGGTTATTGCCGGGATAGGACCCGGTGGCCATCCCCCACCTTTACAACGCTTAGTTCATCTGGATCTCAAAGGAGCCCCACCGAAGATTGCTTACTTGAAGCGATTGATGCCAATCATGAAAACCTTAGGAGCAACAGGTATTCTGCTGGAGTACGAAGATATGTTCCCGTACGGCGGACCACTGTCTCCCATCACAGCAAGGAATGCCTACCAAAAAGAAGAGCTTACAGAAATTTTAAAGACTGCTTTCGCCCTGGGACTGGCAGTCATCCCGCTGGTGCAAACATTCGGTCACCTAGAGTTCGTGCTAAAGTTACAAGAATTTACGCACCTGAGGGAAGTCGAAGATTCGCCACAAGCCCTGTGTCCCAGTAAAAATGCTTCCATGGTATTTTTGGAAGAAATGCTAGAGCAGGTTATAGATTTTCATACACCGGCCAAAAATATTAATCTATTTCGCAAGGAAGATGTAGAAAAACTCACACCCAAACTAACGCACATACACATCGGTTGCGATGAAGTATACCAGATTGCTCAATGCTCACGATGCAAGAACCGACTCAAAGATCAGCTGTTTTTAGATCACGTTTACAACGTGGCATCTATTATTCGTAAAAAGTGGCCACATATGAAAATAATCATATGGGACGATATGTTGCGACACATGCCTGTTGAAACTTTACAAGCTTCGGGCATAGGTAAGCTTGTGGAGCCCATGATCTGGGTGTATGCCGAAGATATCTACAAATTTATACAATCCTCGACCTGGGACAAATACTCTATAGTATTTAATACTGCTTGGGCAGCATCTGCATTCAAAGGAGCTCATGGAGAAACTCTACTGATCCCACCGATTAGAAGACACCTAGAAAACACTCTCCGCTGGCTTGCCGTTATGCAGGGTGAAGGGTCTCGCTTCCCCGATGGTCTCCAGGGCTTGGCTTTAACCGGCTGGCAACGGTACGATCATTTTGCGGTTCTCTGTGAAATGCTTCCTACAGCACTTCCTTCGTTGGCTGTCTGTTTGTCAACAGCCTCTCGTGGATATTTCGATGTCAATCCCAAAACAAACCCAATCCTGAGTAGTTTAACCTGTCCAGAGCCAACAAGCGATCGACATGCATGGATTGAACTGCACAAAGATTCCATTCTTTCAACGTTCTCGAGGTGCATGTTTCCGGGAAGCGTCATCTATCGGTTCATGCTGCGGCTGATGACACTGATCAACGAGGCCAAGGAGTATATCGATGACGTGAAGCAGAAGCGTGGCTGGCTGACGGACTATAACGTGCGGCATAATTTCACCTCCGGCACACGAGTGGACGACTTGCTAGGGGAAGATTACCGATTGCTGAATTCGATTACCAACCTGGCGAGGAATGCTGCTTCGACGCTGGCTGATGTTTATGATCAC TGGACTTCCGGAGAGTTCATCGAGCAGCGCATCTACCCGATCCTGGCCGAATTGAAGCACCTTGAACGGATAGGCGACGATCTGAAGAAGCGTAAAACCTGGCCCCAGCGTCCGCTACCCTACCTGAAGCCCTTCGAGGCGCTCGGGATCGACGAGAAAACATAG